Proteins encoded together in one Chitinophaga sp. LS1 window:
- a CDS encoding NAD-dependent epimerase/dehydratase family protein encodes MAQKNLALVSGANGHLGNNLVRLLIKKGIPVRATVRNINNKPPFHGLDCEVVQADITNKASFVKALQGVETFYAVGASFKLWAKDPKKEIYDVNMNGTRNTIEAAAAAGVKRIIYVSSIAALNYNNLPTKESNGYNPDRRDMYYNSKNDGEILAFQLAKELGVELVSVMPSAMIGSDAFLPLNVSYGVLKLILNKQIPMDTRITLNWVDVKDVAEGCILAAQNGRPGERYILANEQCMTITDTTRLAQELYPALNLKIPGSVPKFMLFAIAGIMEFSARMSNKAPVLTRKDIAMFSGLQQNFDISKARKELGFNPKSPNQAVTEALAYLMEHKELL; translated from the coding sequence ATGGCACAAAAGAATTTAGCACTCGTATCCGGCGCAAACGGTCACTTAGGCAACAACCTCGTAAGACTCCTTATTAAAAAAGGCATCCCTGTCAGGGCAACCGTCAGAAATATCAATAACAAACCCCCTTTCCACGGCCTCGACTGTGAAGTCGTTCAAGCCGACATTACCAACAAAGCCTCTTTTGTTAAAGCCTTACAAGGCGTTGAAACGTTCTACGCCGTAGGCGCCTCCTTTAAACTCTGGGCAAAAGATCCCAAAAAAGAAATCTACGATGTAAATATGAATGGCACCCGCAACACGATCGAAGCCGCTGCTGCCGCAGGTGTAAAGCGAATCATATACGTCAGCTCCATCGCCGCGCTCAATTATAATAACCTCCCCACCAAAGAAAGCAATGGCTACAATCCCGACCGCCGCGACATGTATTACAACTCTAAAAACGACGGCGAAATACTGGCTTTTCAATTGGCAAAAGAACTTGGTGTAGAACTCGTTTCTGTTATGCCATCTGCTATGATCGGCAGCGATGCCTTCCTGCCACTGAACGTATCTTATGGTGTTTTGAAACTCATTCTGAATAAACAGATCCCCATGGATACCCGCATCACCTTGAACTGGGTTGATGTGAAAGACGTTGCCGAAGGCTGTATCCTCGCTGCTCAAAATGGCAGACCAGGTGAACGTTACATACTGGCGAATGAACAATGCATGACCATTACCGATACGACCAGACTGGCACAGGAATTATATCCTGCACTAAATCTTAAAATCCCCGGCTCGGTCCCCAAATTCATGCTCTTCGCCATCGCAGGTATCATGGAGTTCTCCGCCCGTATGAGCAATAAAGCACCTGTACTGACAAGAAAAGATATCGCCATGTTCTCTGGTTTACAACAGAACTTCGACATCTCCAAAGCCAGAAAGGAACTGGGTTTTAATCCCAAATCACCTAATCAGGCAGTAACGGAAGCTTTAGCTTATCTCATGGAACACAAGGAATTATTGTAA
- a CDS encoding Crp/Fnr family transcriptional regulator has product MHKKLLEYIASNITFQKKDIALIEKYFEPVLYPKNRILEEEGKIPLYLYYIVSGYLRLFHYNENGDEVTSHINCPPGFFTSYFNFINQTRSDENVECVTDCELLRITREDLDLLTAESEIMKDFSIRVFQQSITYNENRSKELATLTAEQRYVKLINNYPDILHNVPVQYIASFLGMKAESLSRIRRKLSKS; this is encoded by the coding sequence ATGCATAAAAAATTGCTGGAATACATCGCTTCTAATATAACCTTCCAGAAAAAGGATATAGCACTGATAGAAAAATATTTCGAACCAGTGCTATATCCTAAAAACCGGATATTGGAAGAAGAAGGAAAGATACCCCTGTATCTTTACTACATCGTATCCGGCTATCTACGGCTCTTTCATTACAATGAAAACGGAGATGAGGTGACCTCACATATTAATTGTCCCCCGGGATTTTTCACCTCTTATTTCAATTTTATTAATCAGACAAGATCGGACGAAAATGTGGAGTGCGTAACTGATTGCGAACTACTGAGAATTACCAGGGAAGACCTGGATCTATTGACGGCCGAAAGCGAAATAATGAAGGACTTTAGTATCCGGGTATTCCAACAGTCCATCACCTATAATGAGAACCGGTCTAAGGAACTGGCTACCCTTACCGCAGAACAACGGTATGTAAAACTGATCAACAACTACCCGGATATTCTGCATAATGTTCCGGTTCAATACATTGCATCCTTTCTTGGTATGAAGGCCGAAAGCCTGAGCCGCATCAGGAGAAAACTGAGTAAATCATAA
- a CDS encoding RICIN domain-containing protein encodes MMKTFLTTGLLLALLSGCTKKELSEKAPTVAAADAASSPVGDVVGKVTVGYQGWFNAPGDGSAVNRWTHQNLDMWPDMREYEITYASTFPNLANGDTAKMFSSYDQATVNTHFRWMQENGIDAAALQRFSGELADPAFKSMRDNMAQKVRTAAELTGRKFYIMYDVSGDANMQERLKSDFTNTILGTLNLLSSPAYAKQNGKPVICIFGMGYQGAPAPGPGDSAQCLDVISWFKDQGCYVIGSVPMDWRTPNVFSRSNFTSVYNSFNMLAPWAVAAQVGSTYQPWIQGDFDYCEAHGMDYQPIAYPGFSFHNSNAGNPLNEVPRNHGDFMWAQVAVMKQVGVHSLYIAMFDEVNEGTAIFKVAENASQTPVNTSFVNLDQDGVAVSSDFYLRLVNDAGKMIKGETPYQATHPTQHIIGGSGPLVDGTYKIINRNSNLSLDATGQGTANETAIQQYTYSGGTNQQWTITSVGGDHYKIIGVQSGRALDIKGQSLLDGAGLQLYDYNGGANQQFILSPATGGYFTIQGVQSGKLLEVPAFSTTAGTKIEQYQANNGANQQWIITKL; translated from the coding sequence ATGATGAAAACCTTTCTCACCACTGGGCTACTGCTTGCCCTTTTATCTGGCTGTACAAAAAAAGAATTGAGTGAAAAAGCCCCCACTGTTGCAGCAGCTGACGCTGCCAGCTCTCCTGTCGGAGATGTGGTCGGCAAAGTGACCGTTGGCTACCAGGGATGGTTCAATGCTCCCGGCGATGGCTCTGCCGTAAACAGATGGACCCACCAAAACCTGGATATGTGGCCGGATATGCGTGAATATGAAATCACCTATGCCAGCACTTTTCCCAACCTTGCAAATGGAGATACTGCAAAGATGTTCTCTTCTTATGACCAGGCAACTGTAAACACACACTTCAGATGGATGCAGGAAAACGGTATTGATGCCGCGGCACTCCAGCGTTTCTCCGGCGAACTGGCTGATCCGGCTTTTAAATCCATGCGTGATAACATGGCGCAAAAAGTAAGAACGGCAGCAGAACTCACCGGCCGTAAGTTTTATATCATGTACGATGTTTCGGGCGACGCCAACATGCAGGAACGTTTAAAATCTGACTTTACCAATACCATTCTCGGTACATTAAATTTGCTCTCCTCTCCTGCTTATGCCAAACAAAATGGTAAACCTGTGATCTGCATTTTTGGGATGGGCTACCAGGGTGCACCTGCCCCAGGTCCCGGCGATTCTGCACAATGCCTGGATGTGATCAGCTGGTTCAAAGATCAGGGCTGCTATGTAATTGGTAGTGTGCCGATGGACTGGCGTACACCAAATGTGTTTTCACGGAGCAACTTTACCAGCGTATACAATTCATTCAATATGCTGGCGCCATGGGCTGTCGCTGCACAAGTGGGATCTACTTATCAACCCTGGATCCAGGGAGATTTTGATTACTGCGAAGCACATGGCATGGATTATCAACCTATCGCCTATCCAGGATTTTCTTTCCATAATTCGAATGCTGGCAATCCATTAAATGAAGTGCCAAGAAATCATGGTGACTTCATGTGGGCACAGGTTGCCGTGATGAAACAGGTTGGCGTACATAGCCTGTACATTGCCATGTTCGATGAGGTGAATGAAGGTACTGCCATTTTCAAAGTAGCAGAGAATGCCTCTCAGACACCTGTAAATACCAGCTTTGTGAACCTGGATCAGGATGGTGTAGCGGTGTCTTCTGACTTCTATCTTAGATTGGTGAATGATGCAGGTAAAATGATCAAAGGTGAAACTCCTTACCAGGCCACGCATCCTACACAACATATCATTGGTGGCAGTGGTCCGCTGGTTGATGGTACCTATAAGATCATTAACCGTAACAGTAACCTTTCGCTGGATGCAACAGGTCAGGGTACGGCCAATGAAACGGCGATACAGCAGTATACTTATAGCGGTGGTACCAATCAGCAATGGACGATCACAAGTGTAGGTGGTGATCATTATAAAATAATTGGTGTGCAGAGTGGCAGAGCACTGGATATTAAAGGGCAATCTTTATTGGATGGTGCCGGTCTGCAATTGTATGATTACAATGGTGGCGCGAACCAGCAGTTTATTCTTTCTCCTGCTACAGGTGGGTATTTTACCATTCAGGGTGTGCAGAGTGGGAAGTTACTGGAAGTACCGGCGTTCTCTACTACAGCAGGTACAAAAATAGAGCAGTACCAGGCGAATAATGGCGCGAACCAACAGTGGATCATTACTAAATTATAA